ATCGAGTCGCATGCCGCTGCGATTCCCGTCACTGATTTTTTTTGGAAGTCTTTTGGGTCACCTCTCGACGGGGGGGGGACTTGTATCTACCGTTCAATGCGCCGTGGAATGGGCAAGACCCCAGCTCGAAATCGCGGATACCTGGCGCGTGCGGGGCGAGGTCATTTCGATGGGGCAGAATCCGATCGGTCAAAAGGAACTCGATCGGATTCTGGAACTCCGCGATCGATATCGGCTCACATCTCTGCCGGAGGTTTCGGTGGCGTTGCTCCGGGAAGTTCAGGAGGTCCGCCGGACGTATCCGGACCGCGCGGAAACTCTGCTCACGTACGCCGAGAAAATGTCGCCCGACTTTGTCACGGCCGATTATTTTCACTGCGCTCTCGGCGTATCCCCTCGGGGTGCGTGGGAATCGATTCAACGGTGTGTGAAGGGTTTTCGGAGCGACCTGTACACCATCGACGGCCAATTCCGAATATTTTCCGATATGGTGGCGGTGTTGTTTGCGGCTATTGCCTTGGCCTCTGCCGTTTTCGCGACTTACCTGATCCTCAAATACGCCGCTCCGGTCAGTCACGTGTGGGCGCATAATTTACGAGGCTTGTCGCCGTTCGGGGTGATGGCCCTCACGCTGGCCGTCATGTTCGCTTCCTGGCTGGCGATCGGATGGTGGGGAGCGGCGATTTTGCTCTTGTATTTGTTGTGGCGCCATATGGACGCCGGAGAACGTGTCGTGACCACTTTGCTTTGGATTCTCGGATTGACCCTGCCGGCTCTGTTTTATTTTCCCGCGCTCCATCTTCAATATGAAAAGGGAGTCGGAGCGCTGCTGGAGCGACCTCTCGAAGGAGCCGTCGGGTTGCCGGAACGCGCCGGGCGCCTTCAGACCTGGATTGCAAGGCATCCCGACGATGGAGAAGCCTTGCTGGTGGCGGCGAGGATTGATCGAAGCACCGGCCGAATGCGCAGTGCTCGGGAGCTCTTAATGCAGGCGAACAAAGCCCGACCCCAGTGGCACAAGCCGATTACGAATCTCGCCACACTGGATTTCTTGGAAGGTAATATATCCGCGGCCATCTCGCACCTCCAGCAGGCGATCGCTCTGGCACCGCAAGCCATGGTCCCGCAATTCAATTTGGGAAAGATTTTTTATAAGGAAACCCGTCTCGACGAGGGACTCGCGGCGCTCAAAAAAGCTAAAAACATCGATTCCGCCACCTTCACAACGCTGGACAAGGCCAGCGTTGAGGGCGACCCGAATCGTTTTCTGGTGGATGAAACGCTGAACGCCGGTGAACTTTTCGACCGCATTTGGCGGATCACCCCCGGCGTTACATCCGCTCGCAACGGAATCCAGGGAGGACTCTTTCCCCTCCTCCCCCCCTTGGCGTATTGGATCTTCCTGGTGCTGGCTTACATCGGCGCCGTGACCTATTCGATTCTCCGGCCGCCTCCGCGCCTTCCGAGGGCTTGTTCCAAATGCGGCGTGCCCTCGTGCGGCTTCTGCGACCCGGCCATCGAACGCGAATCGCTTTGCGTTCAGTGTTACCACATTTTCGTTCGTCTCGAGTCGATCGACCCGGATGCTCGGCGCCAGAAAGATCGGCAGATCGCCCGTTACCGATTTCTCCGGGACGTTCAGGAACGTTGGTCGGGAATCCTGATTCCAGGGTTTCACGCGTTTTTCCGCGGCACCTACGGACGAGCGACACTTTGTCTATTGCTGGGAGCCGGCTTTTTTGTTCCCTTCCTCCGTTCGAAGCCGTTTCTTTTGTCGCCTTTCGCCTTCGTCGGCCTACCTTCGTTTCCGTGGATTTGGATCGCCGCGTCGGGCCTCGGGTTCGTGTATTTCGTTTCTCTGGTGGATGCGATCCGGCATTGAACTATGGCGCTCAAGGGAACACTAAAAGATTTCGCCGTGGCCGACATCTTTCAATTGATCGGCCAGCAACAAAAATCGGGCTCGCTGTACGTGCGAACAACGGAAAAGGAAGCCCATATCGTCTTTGATCAGGGGAAAGTGGTTCTCGCAACGTTTCGTAAGAGCGATGAGGATTTCCTGCTGGGAACCATGCTGTTGCGCGCCGGCGTCATCAGCGCCGAACAACTGGCGCGGGCGATTGAAAATCAGAAAGTCACGTTGCGCAGCATCGGCGACATTCTGAAATCGGACGGAGCCATCAATGCCCGCACGTTAAGCGAATTCGTCAACCTGCAGCTTAAGGAGATTCTCTTCCGCATTTTTCAGTGGAAAGAAGGGTTTTACGAATTTGTGGCCGAGCAAATCCAGTACAATAGGGCGATCATCAAGCCGCAGGCCGCTGAAGCCGTGCTCATGGACGGTTTTCGAATGCTGGATGAGTGGCCGAGCGTTCTGGAACGAATCGGAACGCTGGAGGCGGTGTTTCGCCCGCTGGAGGCGCCCGCAGGATCAGAGGCAACACTGGAAACCACGGACGAGGACGTTGAACCCTCTTTTGATCTGACCGACGACGAAAGCGACGGTGCGGACAAAGTCAAAGAACGAGGCCTTTCTGAGGAAGACCGAAAAGTTCTGGCCATGCTGGACGGCCATCGTTCGCTTCAGGAAGTCATCTATACAAGTCGATTGGGCACGTTTGAAGCCTCTCGAGTCGTCGCCGAACTGCTCTCCCGGGGGAGGGTGGCCAAGGTCGATCAGCTCGCCCAAACGCGAATCGATACGCATCTTCTGCGGACCCGCTCGAAAGGAACCAAGGAGTGGCTTGAATCTTCGGTGCGGCTTCTCTTGTTCGTGTTCGCTCTGGCGCTCGTTCTGCCAATCCTGGCTTTCGGCATCCGTTCCGATTGGTCCGCACGCTATGCACTCCCCGAAAAAGCTCCTGGAGGCCTCTTGGAAGAACGCGCGTCGTTTGACGAACTCGCGCGCGCCATGGAACGAAATCGGCTCGGCGAATCGATATCCGTGCAATACGTGGAACATGGGCGATTTCCCATGACATTGGAGGGAATCGCCCCGGGGGATTTTGCTTCCCACTGGAATTACACACCGTTCAGCGATCATTACGTGTTGACCGAGAAACGGTTGGCTCCGTGAGCGAGACATCGGTCCACCTGGAGGACAGGAATATCGCGCGCATCGTCTTCGGCGAACGCGACCGGCACATCGAACAGATCGAAAAAGCACTGAAGATTCAGATTCAGCTCCGTGGCACGGATCTCACGATCCGAGGTTCCGCCGGCGCCTGCCAGGCCGCCAGCAAGCTGGTGCAGGAACTCTATTCGTTGGCCGAGCATGGATACGCCATCAAGCCCCCGGACGTGGAACAAGCTCTGCGCATCCTTCAAAACAATCCGGGCCAGCCCCTGGGCGATATTTTTCTCACCGCCGTCACGACCTCCACGCGCAATCAGGCCATCACCCCTAAGACGCTGATGCAGAAGCAGTACACCGAATCGATTCAGAAAAACGACGTCGTGTTTGCGTGGGGCCCGGCGGGCACCGGAAAGACCTACCTCGCCATGGCGATGGCGGTTTCTTTCCTACTTGAGCGCGAAGTCGATCGGATCATTCTCACCCGACCGGCCGTGGAAGCCGGAGAAAAGCTCGGATTTCTCCCCGGCGATCTTGCGGAAAAGGTCAATCCGTACCTTCGCCCGCTTTACGACGCACTTCATGACATGATGGAATTTGAAAAGGCGGAAAAATTAGTCGAACGCGGCGTGATTGAAGTCGCCCCACTCGCTTTTATGCGAGGCCGGACGCTGAATCACTCCTTCGTTATTTTGGACGAAGCGCAGAATACGACGTCGGAACAAATGAAGATGTTTCTGACGCGGCTCGGATTCGATTCCAAGGCCGTCATCACGGGGGACATCACTCAGATTGATCTGCCCAACGGCAAAACCTCCGGATTGGTGGAGGCGATCGGGATCCTCCGGTCCATCGACGGGATCGGCTTCGTCGAATTTTCAGACCGGGACATCGTCCGCCATCCGCTCGTTCAAAAGATCATCAGCGCTTACGACAAAGCGGGGACACCCCGAGGATAATAATCGTTGAACCGCGTGATCGTTCTGAATCAGACCCGCCGGGAAGATCTTGCTCGGCG
This sequence is a window from Bdellovibrionota bacterium. Protein-coding genes within it:
- a CDS encoding DUF4388 domain-containing protein; this translates as MALKGTLKDFAVADIFQLIGQQQKSGSLYVRTTEKEAHIVFDQGKVVLATFRKSDEDFLLGTMLLRAGVISAEQLARAIENQKVTLRSIGDILKSDGAINARTLSEFVNLQLKEILFRIFQWKEGFYEFVAEQIQYNRAIIKPQAAEAVLMDGFRMLDEWPSVLERIGTLEAVFRPLEAPAGSEATLETTDEDVEPSFDLTDDESDGADKVKERGLSEEDRKVLAMLDGHRSLQEVIYTSRLGTFEASRVVAELLSRGRVAKVDQLAQTRIDTHLLRTRSKGTKEWLESSVRLLLFVFALALVLPILAFGIRSDWSARYALPEKAPGGLLEERASFDELARAMERNRLGESISVQYVEHGRFPMTLEGIAPGDFASHWNYTPFSDHYVLTEKRLAP
- a CDS encoding PhoH family protein, translating into MSETSVHLEDRNIARIVFGERDRHIEQIEKALKIQIQLRGTDLTIRGSAGACQAASKLVQELYSLAEHGYAIKPPDVEQALRILQNNPGQPLGDIFLTAVTTSTRNQAITPKTLMQKQYTESIQKNDVVFAWGPAGTGKTYLAMAMAVSFLLEREVDRIILTRPAVEAGEKLGFLPGDLAEKVNPYLRPLYDALHDMMEFEKAEKLVERGVIEVAPLAFMRGRTLNHSFVILDEAQNTTSEQMKMFLTRLGFDSKAVITGDITQIDLPNGKTSGLVEAIGILRSIDGIGFVEFSDRDIVRHPLVQKIISAYDKAGTPRG